From one Flavobacteriales bacterium genomic stretch:
- a CDS encoding protein-L-isoaspartate(D-aspartate) O-methyltransferase, whose protein sequence is MRATDDFRHQGMRRKLVLLLRGKGIAHEGVLKAIGEVPRHLFIDDSAFQMRAYEDTAFPIPCGQTISQPYTVAFQTALLNPRPGYRILEVGTGSGYQTAVLSAMGVRVFSIERHKPLYLQTKERLARLGFKASLSHGDGFAGLPREAPFDGVLVTCGAPFVPSSLVEQLKVDAPLVIPVGEGDMQQMQLIRRDGEGGLSVSPMGSFRFVPMLAEKAR, encoded by the coding sequence ATGCGCGCAACCGACGATTTCAGGCACCAGGGCATGCGGCGCAAGCTGGTCCTCTTGTTGCGCGGGAAAGGAATCGCGCATGAAGGTGTGCTGAAGGCCATCGGAGAAGTGCCGCGTCATCTGTTCATCGACGACAGCGCATTCCAGATGCGCGCTTATGAGGACACCGCCTTTCCGATCCCCTGTGGCCAGACCATTTCGCAGCCCTATACCGTTGCCTTCCAGACCGCACTCCTGAACCCAAGGCCTGGATATCGGATCCTCGAGGTGGGAACAGGTAGCGGCTACCAAACGGCGGTGCTGAGCGCCATGGGCGTGCGCGTTTTCAGCATCGAACGGCACAAGCCCTTGTACCTGCAGACCAAGGAGCGGTTGGCGAGGCTGGGATTCAAGGCGTCGCTTTCGCACGGCGACGGTTTCGCGGGTTTGCCGCGCGAAGCACCCTTCGACGGGGTATTGGTGACTTGCGGAGCGCCGTTCGTTCCGTCATCACTGGTTGAGCAGTTGAAGGTGGACGCACCCTTGGTCATACCCGTTGGGGAGGGCGATATGCAGCAGATGCAGCTGATCAGAAGGGATGGCGAGGGGGGCCTCTCCGTGAGCCCGATGGGCAGTTTCCGATTCGTTCCCATGCTCGCTGAGAAGGCCAGGTGA